In one window of Henckelia pumila isolate YLH828 chromosome 1, ASM3356847v2, whole genome shotgun sequence DNA:
- the LOC140875304 gene encoding uncharacterized protein, which translates to MVKAEIIVPTPVSETAAPENVKEVEVEAALPAPEAPAEIEEPAVAEAVEAPPEDEPEEAAPTEEPAEVVAAEEAAEEAAPAAEVEVSEEPAEVVVAAVEETQTEEATTDEPEAPAPEEPEPAEEAVAPAAEVPAEKEGEE; encoded by the exons ATGGTCAAAGCTGAG ATTATAGTTCCAACACCAGTGTCTGAGACAGCCGCCCCGGAAAATGTgaaggaggtggaggtggaggcaGCGCTACCTGCTCCGGAGGCGCCGGCCGAGATCGAGGAGCCCGCAGTGGCCGAAGCCGTGGAAGCGCCGCCGGAAGACGAGCCTGAGGAAGCTGCTCCGACAGAAGAACCGGCAGAAGTAGTTGCTGCTGAAGAGGCTGCAGAGGAAGCAGCGCCAGCTGCTGAGGTGGAGGTCTCAGAAGAGCCAGCTGAAGTAGTAGTTGCTGCTGTGGAAGAGACTCAAACAGAGGAAGCCACCACCGATGAACCGGAGGCTCCAGCACCGGAAGAGCCCGAGCCCGCGGAGGAAGCGGTGGCGCCGGCCGCAGAAGTTCCGGCCGAGAAGGAAGGCGAGGAGTGA